Proteins from a single region of Halichoerus grypus chromosome 13, mHalGry1.hap1.1, whole genome shotgun sequence:
- the ADCYAP1 gene encoding pituitary adenylate cyclase-activating polypeptide — translation MTMCSGARLALLVYGIIMHSSVYCSPAAAGLRFPGIRPEDEAYDEDGNPLQYFYDSDPPGVGSPASALRDAYALYYPAEKRDVAQGILNKAYRKVLDQLSARKYLQTLVAKGLGGNLGGGAEDDSEPLSKRHSDGIFTDSYSRYRKQMAVKKYLAAVLGKRYKQRVKNKGRRIAYL, via the exons ATGACCATGTGTAGCGGAGCGAGGCTGGCCCTCCTGGTCTACGGGATAATAATGCACAGCAGCGTCTACTGCTCACCTGCCGCCGCAGGACTCCGGTTTCCTGGAATCAG GCCGGAGGACGAGGCGTACGACGAGGACGGAAACCCGCTGCAGTACTTCTACGACTCTGACCCTCCCGGCGTGGGGAGCCCCGCCTCCGCGCTGCGCGACGCCTACGCGCTCTACTACCCCGCGGAGAAGAG AGATGTCGCCCAAGGGATCCTTAACAAGGCGTACCGCAAAGTACTGGACCAGCTGTCCGCCAGGAAATACCTGCAGACACTCGTGGCCAAGGGCCTGGG TGGGAACCTAGGCGGCGGCGCGGAGGACGACTCGGAGCCTCTCTCCAAGCGCCACTCAGACGGAATCTTCACCGACAGCTACAGTCGCTACCGGAAACAAATGGCTGTCAAGAAATACTTGGCCGCCGTCCTAGGGAAAAGGTATAAACAAAGGGTTAAAAACAAAGGACGCCGAATAGCGTATTTGTAG